DNA sequence from the Cardiobacteriaceae bacterium TAE3-ERU3 genome:
ACCGAAACCTTCTTTGAATTTTTTCAGGGCTTCGCCAACCACGCGCAAGCTACCATCCACATCGACAACATCCGCGGCATCAATAATCATCACATCATCGAAACCATATTCAAGGCTTTTGGCCGTGCCCTGCGTATGGCATGTGCCATCGACGAACGTGCTGCCGGACAAATGCCTTCAACCAAGGGCTGCCTATGAACCGTATTGCCGTGATTGACTATGGCATGGGCAACTTACACAGCGTGTGTAAAGCGCTTGCTCACGTTGCCCCAGACGCAACCATCACCCTTGCTACCGATCGCCAAACCATTGCAGCCGCAGACCGCATATTATTGCCCGGGCAAGGCGCCATCGCAGCCTGCATGGCGGAACTACGCAAACTCGACCTCATTGAGCCACTGTTGCAAGCCGCACGCGAAAAACCCTTTCTCGGCATCTGCATCGGCCCACAGCTCATGATGCGCCACAGCGAAGAAAATGGCGGTGTCGATGGACTTGGGTTATTCGATGGCAATGTCGTACGCTTCACGCCCGACCTAATCGACCAAGGCGAAACCATCAAAATCCCGCATATGGGCTGGAATACCATCAAGCAAACCCGTGCGCATCCGCTTTGGGATTGCATCGCCGATAACAGCCACTTCTACTACGTACACAGTTACCACTTGAGCGACAACCCCGACACCATCGGCACTACCGACTACGGCGTCACCTTCCCGGCCGCCATCGCCCGTGACAACATTGCCGGATTACAAGCACACCCTGAAAAATCCGCCGATAACGGACTGCGCTTTCTCGCCAATTTTGTGCAATGGCAACCATGAGTAATCGCCTGCAACTTCGCCGCCCAATGGAAGACGATTTTGCACGTTATTACGCTATCAATAGTGATCCGGCAACCAATACCTTTAATCCGCACGGCGCAATGTCCTATGACGACGCGCGAATTATTTTTGCCGACATTCTCGCCCACTGGCAACAAGAACAATTTGGTATCTGGACAGTAACCCTGCCCGACCAGCTACATCACGCCATTGGTTTCGGTGGCATCTCGTATCGCAACTACGGAAGCACTCGCCACCTCAACCTCGGCTATCGCTTTGACCCTGACTACTGGGGCAATGGTTACGCTAGCGAATTAGCCAACCGCGCGATTACATTTGCATTTCAAGAGCAACAAGCCACCGCAGTATACGCATTGGTTCGTCCGCAACACAAAGCATCCATTCGCGTTCTTGAGAAAAATGGTATGACTTGCTGCAATACGCTTGACGACGTTCCACCACTCGAGCCCAGCCTCGTTTACTACATCCTAAAGCCCACACACGATGAATAACGCACCGCACATAGCCAACGGCGAGCAAATCATCATTTTTGATGGCGTGTGCAAATTATGCAATGCATGGAGCCGCTTCATCATCAAACACGATAAGCAGCATCGCTTTCGCCTGTGCAGTATTCAATCACCCCAAGGCAAAGCCATTCTCAAGCACTTTGGTTACGACAGTGAAGACGTCACCACCATGCTTCTTGCTCAAAGCGACCGTTGCTACGACAAAAGCGACGCTTTCCTGCAAGTCATGCACGGCCTCGGCTGGCCATACCACATCCTGTGTGCCGCCTACATCGTACCGCGCCCTATTCGCGATTGGCTTTACGACCGCATCGCACTGAACCGCTACCATTTATTCGGCAAGTACGACAGCTGTATGCTGCCCACTCCCGATCACCAAAAGCGCTTCCTCGATCATGAATAAGCAAAACCGCATCCACTGGACAGCACGCCTCACCCTTGCCTTTGTATTCATCTGGCACGGATTGGTACCCAAAATCCTACTCACTGACGCACTCGAACATCAAATGATCGCCGCCAGCCCGTTCCCACTACCGTTTGATGCCCGCACTGTTATGCTGATTGCCGGTATTGCCGAGCTAACCATTGGCGCGTTGCTGCTTTATCGTCGTTGGTTATGGCCGGTCTATTTTTCCGCAGCAACTCTCGTCGTATTACTCACCTACTGCGCATTATTTACCCCCGCATTACTCGGCGCAGCATTCAATCCCCTCAGCACCAATCTTGCCGCATTAGCATTGTGTTATATCGTCTGTCTGACACAAAAAAGCCCCGATAAACTCGGGGCTGATCAAGAACCAAACAAATATTAGCCGCCCACTACCAGCCGCATCATTTCGCCAGTCAGATAAGCACCAATTGTACCTACCGCATAGCCGAGAATGGCCAGTAATACACCAACCGAAGCAAGTGAAGGATGGAATGCTGCAGCAACGACTGGTGCGGATGCAGCACCACCTATATTGGCTTTTGAACCAACTGCAAGGAAGAACAGCGGCGCGCGAATCAGCTTGGCAACAATAAATAGCAGCGTGATGTGGAATAAGATCCATACAAAGCCGACCAAGACCAACTGCCAATGTGAGAATATTTTGGTCAGATCCATGTGCATACCAATAGCTGCCACGAGGATGTAAATGAATGCTGAACCAATTTTTGATGCGCCACCATGCTCGTAATCCCGCAGAGGCGTAAACGACAAGGCAATCCCGCCAACTGTTGCCGTCAGTACCAACCATAGGAATCCGCTAGATAAACTGTATTCTTGCGCCCATGGGAATTGCGCAAAGTAGCCACCAATATGATCCCCGGCCAGATGACCCAAACCAACCACAGCAAAGGCAATACCAAGA
Encoded proteins:
- the hisH gene encoding imidazole glycerol phosphate synthase subunit HisH; its protein translation is MNRIAVIDYGMGNLHSVCKALAHVAPDATITLATDRQTIAAADRILLPGQGAIAACMAELRKLDLIEPLLQAAREKPFLGICIGPQLMMRHSEENGGVDGLGLFDGNVVRFTPDLIDQGETIKIPHMGWNTIKQTRAHPLWDCIADNSHFYYVHSYHLSDNPDTIGTTDYGVTFPAAIARDNIAGLQAHPEKSADNGLRFLANFVQWQP
- a CDS encoding thiol-disulfide oxidoreductase DCC family protein; its protein translation is MNNAPHIANGEQIIIFDGVCKLCNAWSRFIIKHDKQHRFRLCSIQSPQGKAILKHFGYDSEDVTTMLLAQSDRCYDKSDAFLQVMHGLGWPYHILCAAYIVPRPIRDWLYDRIALNRYHLFGKYDSCMLPTPDHQKRFLDHE
- a CDS encoding DoxX-like family protein, with product MNKQNRIHWTARLTLAFVFIWHGLVPKILLTDALEHQMIAASPFPLPFDARTVMLIAGIAELTIGALLLYRRWLWPVYFSAATLVVLLTYCALFTPALLGAAFNPLSTNLAALALCYIVCLTQKSPDKLGADQEPNKY
- a CDS encoding GNAT family N-acetyltransferase; the protein is MSNRLQLRRPMEDDFARYYAINSDPATNTFNPHGAMSYDDARIIFADILAHWQQEQFGIWTVTLPDQLHHAIGFGGISYRNYGSTRHLNLGYRFDPDYWGNGYASELANRAITFAFQEQQATAVYALVRPQHKASIRVLEKNGMTCCNTLDDVPPLEPSLVYYILKPTHDE